A genomic stretch from Kogia breviceps isolate mKogBre1 chromosome 1, mKogBre1 haplotype 1, whole genome shotgun sequence includes:
- the ANGPTL3 gene encoding angiopoietin-related protein 3, producing MYTIKLFLFIAPLVISSRIDQDYSSFDSVSPEPKSRFAMLDDVKILANGLLQLGHGLKDFVHKTKGQINDIFQKLNIFDQSFYDLSLQTNEIKEEEKELRRTTSRLQVKNEEVKNMSLELNSKLESLLEEKILLQQKVRYLEDQLTNLIKNQPEIQEHPEITSLKTFVEQQDNSIKDLIQIVEEQYRQLNQQHSQIKEIENQLRRTGIQESTENSLSSKPRAPRTTPSLHLNETKNVEHDDIPADCTIIYNRGEHTSGIYSIRPSNSQVFNVYCDVQSGSSWTLIQHRIDGSQNFNETWENYKYGFGRLDGEFWLGLEKIYSLVKQSNYILRIELEDWKDNKHYIEYSFHLGDHETNYTLHLVEIAGNVPNALPEHKDLMFSTWDHKAKGHFNCPESNSGGWWCHDVCGENNLNGKYNKPKAKTKPERRRGICWKSQNGRLYSIKSTKMLIRPTDSENSQ from the exons ATGTACACTATTaagctctttctttttattgctccTCTAGTTATTTCTTCCAGAATTGACCAAGACTATTCATCATTTGATTCTGTATCTCCAGAGCCAAAATCAAGATTTGCTATGTTAGATGATGTAAAAATTTTAGCCAATGGCCTACTTCAGTTAGGACATGGTCTTAAAGACTTTGTTCATAAGACTAAGGGCCAAATTAATGACATATTTCAAAAACTCAATATATTTGATCAGTCTTTTTATGACTTATCACTGCAAaccaatgaaatcaaagaagaagaaaaggaacttaGAAGAACTACATCCAGACTGCAAGtcaaaaatgaagaagtaaagaacaTGTCACTTGAACTCAACTCAAAACTTGAAAGTCTCCTTGAAGAAAAAATTCTACTTCAACAAAAAGTGAGATATCTGGAGGACCAATTAaccaatttaattaaaaatcaacCTGAAATTCAGGAACACCCGGAAATAACTTCACTCAAA ACTTTTGTAGAACAGCAAGATAATAGCATCAAAGATCTTATTCAGATCGTGGAAGAACAATACAGACAATTAAATCAACAGCATagtcaaataaaagaaatagaaaatcag TTAAGAAGAACTGGTATTCAAGAATCCACAGAAAATTCTCTTTCTTCTAAACCAAGAGCACCAAGAACTACTCCCTCTCTTCActtgaatgaaacaaaaaatgtagAACATGATG ACATTCCTGCTGATTGTACCATCATTTATAATAGAGGTGAACATACAAGTGGCATCTATTCCATTAGACCCAGCAACTCTCAAGTTTTCAACGTCTACTGTGATGTTCAATCAG GTAGTTCATGGACATTAATTCAACACCGAATAGATGGATCACAAAACTTCAATGAAACTTGGGAAAACTACAAATATGGTTTTGGGAGGCTTGATG GAGAATTCTGGTTGGGTCTAGAGAAGATATACTCCCTAGTAAAGCAATCTAACTATATCTTACGAATTGAGCTAGAAGATTGGAAAGATAACAAGCATTATATTGAATATTCTTTTCACTTGGGAGATCATGAAACCAACTATACACTACATCTAGTTGAGATTGCTGGCAATGTCCCCAACGCACTCCCGGAACACAAAGATTTGATGTTTTCTACTTGGGATCACAAAGCAAAAGGACACTTCAACTGTCCAGAAAGTAATTCAG GAGGTTGGTGGTGCCATGATGTATGTGgggaaaacaacctaaatggtaAATATAACAAGCCAAAAGCAAAAACTAAGccagagaggagaagaggaatATGCTGGAAGTCTCAAAATGGAAGGTTATACTCTATCAAATCAACCAAAATGTTGATCCGTCCAACAGATTCAGAAAATTCTCAATGA